One Plasmodium cynomolgi strain B DNA, chromosome 2, whole genome shotgun sequence genomic window carries:
- a CDS encoding DNA-directed RNA polymerase 2 subunit (putative;~truncated), producing the protein CEYISHKPNEQQNIVARINYNYNRKEDVYIHPETKNDPALGRVREWICKNCGNNEAVFLQLPERISYNPMALIYVCTGKNCHYWEKEIQVTNDEEDPLHRSGRSSEGSLVDHLNPIVKQEADDTQGIIPGQGQKRSRKKLKRVSGDHDDSDEQNGEEHGGDGPHGDGHGDGDGRGLDDRKEKEEDKLKKELQELINAKEEGQLQPGDQHSEAGDFVDENESDVEDYF; encoded by the exons TGCGAGTATATTTCGCACAAGCCGAACGAGCAGCAAAACATCGTGGCGAGGATTAACTACAACTACAACAGGAA agaGGACGTATATATCCACCCCGAAACGAAGAACGACCCCGCCCTGGGACGCGTGCGCGAATGGATCTGTAAAAACTGCGGAAACAACGAAGCGGTCTTTTTGCAACTCCCTGAAAGAATTAGTTACAACCCAATGGCACTCATTTATGTATGCACAGGAAAGAATTGCCACTACTGGGAAAAGGAGATACAAGTCACgaatgatgaggaggatcCGTTACATAGAAGTGGGCGATCTTCGGAAGGGTCCCTTGTTGATCACCTGAACCCGATTGTAAAACAGGAGGCGGATGACACACAAGGTATTATTCCTGGGCAGGGACAAAAACGGAGTCGAAAAAAACTGAAGAGAGTCAGCGGGGATCACGACGACAGTgatgagcaaaatggggaagaacaCGGTGGTGATGGACCCCACGGAGATGGACATGGAGATGGAGACGGACGCGGCCTCGACGACCgcaaggagaaggaggaggacaaaCTGAAGAAGGAGCTGCAGGAGTTAATAAACGCCAAGGAGGAGGGGCAGCTGCAGCCAGGAGACCAGCACAGCGAGGCGGGCGATTTTGTCGACGAAAATGAAAGTGATGTAGAGGATTACTTC
- a CDS encoding phosphatidylinositol-4-phosphate 5-kinase (putative): MMCTSAHVRNTLHWNLKKEIKEITHLSDEEIAVIHKRFNSISNKGKLDYQNFEKSLGILGTIKNAYLYSSIFKAFDTNDDGYLDFYEFCVAINTMLKGSKREKVKLSYRIVHAGGGSGGQREAREDMDDHAVGREAVREAGRAGGRAVGREAGREAGRETGRAADRAADRAADRAADRAADRAADRAAGQTAEQASPVIRDYSDYISYEQFKEMVLSINDIKKQLLGTEEKILVSQISYTFKSLSMLCDDGRYRMNLKCYRKAVKCNEFLKLLGIHNKVADAFISSEIEKKKKIRSRRSRLSNNNVLGGEFSRRVGSNHRVKSFSVSTNTRLSLGKGSASSLFTRGRKKKCGVEGGVGGGVGGGHSGAYSAGGNSDPKDAQNLNHADRSKRNGRGRSPAGPRLSDNNKSCSPLESICIQSSIAEEPEAERDGLFESTVRKSGKESYGQSNYLKVPRSGDGSRRSRSCATASLGASQAPRGREEEREGEEEQQREEQPQQKQPQPQENKKKTKNEECPKKGSNNGRNRKENRNREIRDAQKGVVSNDAPMMMPEGRDTVKRGTEDSSRKASCSERNNSYQQSCQSSSFYNSATMVENGRGDGSRANYEPSESSSHIWDDHSDVEVMTLRKGCPLDRRNRSGAMEVAVTPRPDSSDGNEKDELTNDPANQTHNEKEKQECEIMKAILKFEKKKENKIYVEEYNEYVKGYRRFVEEQEEGYLLDLDTYSDGKEELEKEVEGGKCGQFNDAGGSSAYEDIEGDDSAGSGQGNHADGEVNLESRCKVRGGDKRDRGSSERNPIQEDAEVAADGVEAVASVDAAATVDAAATVDAAATVDAAASVDAAARVDSARYLCKKYFEYKEFLEHSRCPISHSHNGLMMSSSEACAVKSPCCEDPICGNRAKGGKCVTKDGNESRVLLEFSTDVIRKKFYIPTSKCHYVMVNENLTKEQVLYHLGNIVVATGDYLSKERHGGGDYNRIFFFFFHVFKYHLGGDTQEGCAVEKSGQPNEPNRPSEADRPNQPNQPNEPNRPSEADQPNGPNRGDPCSRAANHPGVCASPPHRDEPSNESQMSIKNLRANIYHNVLLVTQIVKYFLHTITVSQKYTSSYDSIEDSSRLDSMNEVSVLLSHTSHLLATYSKGTNKNKKIYINKSNYYHKLTRRGKLSVSLRQKKKKEPSENFGCLLWT, from the exons ATGATGTGTACAAGCGCACATGTGCGCAATACGTTACACTGGAActtgaagaaagaaataaaagaaatcaCTCACTTGAGCGATGAAGAAATTGCAGTGATTCACAAACGATTTAATTCCATTAGCAACAAGGGGAAGTTGGACTAccaaaattttgagaaaagtTTAGGTATCCTTGGAACCATCAAAAATGCCTATCTGTAcagttccatttttaaagctTTCGACACGAATGACGATGGATATCTCGACTTTTATGAATTTTGTGTTGCCATTAATACGATGCTGAAGGGGAGTAAACGGGAGAAGGTGAAGCTGTCCTACCGCATCGTGCACGCGGGGGGCGGCAGCGGCGGGCAGCGGGAGGCACGAGAGGACATGGATGACCACGCGGTTGGGCGGGAAGCTGTCAGAGAAGCTGGCCGAGCAGGTGGTAGAGCGGTTGGGCGGGAAGCTGGTCGAGAAGCTGGTCGAGAAACTGGCAGAGCAGCTGACAGAGCGGCTGACAGAGCGGCTGACAGAGCGGCTGACAGAGCGGCTGACAGAGCGGCTGACAGAGCGGCTGGCCAAACCGCAGAGCAGGCCTCCCCAGTAATCAGGGACTACTCGGACTACATCTCCTACGAGCAGTTCAAAGAAATGGTATTAAGCATAAATGACATTAAGAAACAGCTTTTGGGgacggaggaaaaaatccTAGTTAGTCAAATAAGCTATACGTTCAAGTCACTGAGCATGCTGTGTGATGATGGTAGATATCGGATGAACCTAAAGTGTTACCGGAAGGCAGTCAAATGTAACGAGTTTTTAAAGCTCCTTGGTATCCACAACAAAGTGGCTGATGCTTTTATAAGTAGCGAAatagagaaaaagaaaaaaatcagatCTAGAAGGAGCCGATTGAGCAACAATAATGTATTGGGGGGTGAGTTTTCTCGACGAGTGGGTTCCAATCATCGAGTGAAGTCCTTCTCCGTGTCTACCAATACGCGGCTTTCCCTTGGCAAAGGCTCCGCCTCGTCACTCTTTACTCGAggcaggaagaagaaatgcgGCGTCGAGGGGGGGGTCGGAGGAGGGGTCGGCGGAGGGCATAGTGGCGCGTACAGCGCAGGTGGGAATAGCGATCCGAAGGACGCTCAGAATTTGAACCACGCAGATCGCTCGAAGAGGAACGGGCGGGGGAGGAGCCCCGCCGGTCCCCGACTCAGCGACAACAACAAAAGTTGCTCTCCCCTAGAGAGCATCTGCATTCAGTCAAGCATCGCAGAAGAACCGGAAGCGGAACGCGACGGTCTATTTGAATCGACCGTCCGCAAATCAGGAAAAGAGTCATATGGGCAaagtaattatttaaaagtacCCCGTAGTGGTGATGGGTCTAGGAGGAGCCGATCTTGTGCCACGGCTAGCCTGGGGGCTTCACAGGCACCCCgagggagggaagaagaacgagagggggaggaggagcagcagcggGAGGAGCAGCCACAACAGAAGCAGCCGCAGCCGCAGGAAAATAAGAAGAAGACCAAGAATGAGGAATgtccaaaaaaggggagcaatAACGGTCGTAATAGGAAGGAGAATCGAAATAGGGAAATCAGAGATGCACAGAAGGGGGTTGTTTCAAATGACGCACCGATGATGATGCCCGAGGGAAGAGACACCGTGAAGCGTGGCACCGAGGATTCGTCGAGAAAAGCCAGCTGCAGTGAACGAAACAACTCGTACCAGCAGTCGTGTCAGTCTTCCAGCTTTTACAACAGCGCGACGATGGTAGAGAACGGGAGGGGGGATGGCAGCAGGGCAAATTACGAGCCGTCGGAGAGCAGCTCACATATATGGGACGACCACTCAGATGTGGAGGTGATGACTCTGCGCAAGGGGTGTCCGTTGGATAGGAGGAACCGAAGTGGGGCGATGGAGGTTGCAG TAACTCCGAGGCCAGACAGCAGCGATGGCAACGAAAAGGATGAACTGACAAACGATCCTGCAAATCAAACTCACAATGAGAAAGAGAAACAAGAGTGTGAAATTATGAAGGCTAtcttaaaatttgaaaaaaaaaaagaaaataaaatctacGTGGAGGAGTATAACGAGTATGTTAAAGGATACAGGAGGTTTGtggaggagcaggaggaaGGATACTTACTCGATTTGGATACTTACTCGGATGGGAAAGAAGAGCTTGAGAAGGAGGTGGAAGGAGGGAAGTGTGGCCAGTTTAATGACGCAGGGGGAAGCAGTGCATATGAAGACATAGAAGGAGACGACAGTGCAGGCAGTGGACAGGGAAACCATGCAGATGGGGAGGTAAATCTAGAGAGTAGATGTAAAGTTAGGGGAGGTGACAAGCGTGATAGGGGCAGCAGTGAGAGGAACCCCATCCAGGAAGATGCAGAGGTGGCCGCTGACGGGGTTGAAGCGGTTGCCTCGGTTGACGCGGCTGCCACTGTTGACGCGGCTGCCACTGTTGACGCGGCTGCCACTGTTGACGCGGCTGCCTCGGTTGACGCGGCTGCACGAGTAGACAGCGCGAGGtatctttgcaaaaaatattttgagtACAAAGAATTTTTGGAGCACTCCAGGTGTCCCATTTCTCACAGCCACAATGGTCTCATGATGAGTAGCAGTGAGGCCTGTGCGGTTAAGTCTCCCTGTTGTGAAGATCCCATATGTGGGAACCGGGCTAAGGGAGGAAAGTGCGTTACGAAGGATGGGAATGAGTCGAGAGTGCTCCTCGAATTCAGCACCGATGTTATTAGGAAGAAGTTTTATATTCCCACGAGCAAGTGCCACTACGTTATggtaaatgaaaatttaacCAAGGAGCAGGTGCTCTATCACTTGGGGAACATCGTGGTAGCTACAGGGGATTATTTGAGCAAGGAGCGGCATGGGGGTGGTGACTACAACCgcatcttctttttcttcttccatgtGTTTAAGTATCACTTGGGGGGGGATACCCAGGAGGGGTGCGCCGTGGAGAAGAGTGGCCAGCCGAATGAGCCAAATCGGCCAAGTGAAGCAGATCGGCCAAATCAGCCAAATCAGCCGAATGAGCCAAATCGGCCAAGTGAAGCAGATCAGCCGAATGGGCCAAATCGGGGAGACCCCTGTAGCCGGGCTGCCAACCACCCAGGTGTGTgcgcctcccccccgcaCAGAGACGAACCCAGCAACGAGTCACAAATGAGCATAAAGAACCTGAGGGCGAACATCTACCACAACGTTTTGCTAGTAACACAAATAGTGAAGTATTTCCTTCACACCATAACAGTTTCACAAAAGTATACGTCTTCATACGACTCTATTGAGGACAGTAGCCGTCTAGACAGCATGAACGAAGTGAGTGTCCTCCTAAGTCACACGAGCCATCTCCTTGCAACCTACTCcaaaggaacaaataaaaataaaaaaatatatattaataagtcAAATTATTATCATAAGCTAACAAGGAGAGGTAAATTATCAGTCTCTTTgagacaaaagaaaaaaaaggaaccttCAGAAAATTTTGGCTGTCTACTTTGGACATGA
- a CDS encoding human hepatopoietin-like protein putative, translating to IEKCYEHSCGERGKSKNHGSNSGKNKKIYPPDREEIGRASWLVLHTMAANYPSEPTEQDKKKHFDFFDSFSN from the coding sequence atcGAAAAATGCTACGAGCACTCATGCGGCGAGAGAGGAAAGTCAAAAAACCATGGAAGTAAcagtgggaaaaataaaaaaatatatccacCCGATAGGGAGGAAATAGGAAGAGCATCCTGGCTAGTCCTACACACCATGGCAGCAAACTACCCCAGCGAACCAACGGAgcaagacaaaaaaaagcatttcgattttttcgACTCCTTTTCCAAT
- a CDS encoding bromodomain protein (putative): protein METRRSLRIRGGNASKEEPRRGSKCIAKEDPQTKGGSKTKGDAKKGTSGGANKDSKKGANVGHVKEEKGKKISHSDKNKKDFKKNAGGKHGQGEMEEVAEQDLSNGTNELEELPKKGSKTGKDASIRVEATKGKKSLEEVNQIKTADAESECTDVTLVNNRRSERNVKGGGMLLRKQSSGTNENDGGNCATTRSRKGKEVTGGTSGCGIKGVKEEDGGDHHSLRRGKSKEGPRQNDSVKREDQGGGGGKGGKGGSTKGKAAGEVIQPGGATPRKGSPGRGSPDKGAPGRGSTGKGSTGKGSAGKASPGKGSRGGSSPSKDSPDLRSLVDQKKSAANAKRAKGTSLPIKVKMKGDSTVSKAVGKTSDTVVEATNEKSAHTASSISVNNSLSGENASPQGKGKWKGNRKGGAGDEPIPASHLIKNMDSEEVESNRARCSSNRSSTVGWNEQLGAAVSPIGGANQGGAKQGGAKHGGTEQGGTKQGGAKQGESQSSINRSIKRRLSQIIDVMKKKQVFQRIGDQDEQYRIQFEEQESVGIGSQAGIGSQAGGGVIKGEGNREKGKETTDAKGEKSNNWPFLQRVNLDVIYNKLHYDFYKGEDDFHRDMLIIFDRIKLAIEMEKNPKEKQNLYQLRCNAWKTYEGEFYKLLLSMRGTKEAKRFSATQKELREQEEKSLAQLLLESNRIELEAEKAKKGKTLPKSKGSGSGAEQLLEEARPAGGRTDHDQTQKRLSSSSFSVEASSLLGGKKPAEGSHTPFRVRLRLGSFTLDDDVTVSKGDEDNRSGGASLRVSGTSCASSPEKGRAVEAGVEAGVEAGVKEGVKPGVAGGVAAGAAAGVASAVAAVEPLTEEWKKLIRDHVLQSLTRDSSTALYFTTPVLEDKNLSDQIKNEYKKKIKKPMDYTTLSRNLALGVYHSPSEFNKDLRLIFQNCFDFNPDILQNQYIIGAAKRGQERSSNLWRKWERRIIEAYEQGGSAGREASQAGKEASQAGRGASQAVKESPTTPTTPTKSTTPTGPAVPAVPTSSLSPESYVEFFKGITKKKKKFSCIYSMWVEYLLANRVSFEQLCDMRGINWKALNEKSQMKISNPREVNLHLFKKLNNRSLPFYVFREEYQAALRERREELRRMEKPEGGEKLQELEKLDEGIGGDSAAMDRDAMDGDAMKSAVMNRDAMDSAAMNSAVMENQQDANFKILLKDHRTCNHKQKWRSREGRVPKEPTLKPFRSRKRRINNAIFFDEDVFDNYLEGKRSCVVKCAHNVFLADCFYYRSVVQSLGDFMAEGGEDMRGVGTKEEGMRGVNPKEEDLGGVNPKAVDMREVNPKKEDLGGVETREEDLGGVNEKKEGMRGNHPTEVIISREAATPKANRITFRVRAVSEKKRAQRALCKGFEESPEGEEEMDASWGYAS from the exons ATGGAGACGAGACGGAGTTTACGAATCAGAGGAGGAAACGCCTCGAAGGAAGAACCCaggaggggaagcaaatGCATAGCGAAGGAGGACCCCCAAAcgaagggggggagcaaaACGAAAGGGGATGCAAAGAAAGGCACTAGTGGAGGGGCGAACAAGGACTCAAAGAAAGGGGCAAATGTAGGACATGtaaaggaagagaaggggaagaagatcTCCCATagtgacaaaaataaaaaggactttaaaaaaaatgcgggAGGGAAGCATGGGCAAGGGGAGATGGAAGAGGTTGCCGAGCAAGACCTGTCGAATGGAACAAACGAATTAGAGGAACtccccaaaaagggaagcaaaacaGGGAAGGATGCTTCCATTCGTGTGGAAGCcacgaaggggaagaagtcaCTAGAGGAGGTAAACCAAATCAAGACAGCAGATGCAGAGAGTGAATGTACCGATGTGACATTAGTGAATAATAGAAGAAGTGAGAGGAATGTGAAGGGAGGGGGAATGCTATTAAGGAAGCAGAGCAGTGGCACGAACGAGAACGACGGTGGGAATTGCGCAACGACCAGGAGCAGGAAGGGAAAGGAGGTGACAGGAGGCACCTCTGGGTGTGGCATTAAAGGAGTGAAGGAGGAAGATGGGGGGGACCACCACTCCctgaggagggggaaatcGAAAGAGGGACCCAGGCAAAACGATTCCGTTAAGAGAGAAGACCAAGGGGGGGGTGGAGGTAAAGGTGGGAAAGGAGGCAGTACTAAGGGGAAGGCTGCAGGGGAGGTGATCCAACCGGGTGGGGCCACCCCAAGAAAAGGATCTCCAGGTAGGGGCTCCCCTGATAAGGGCGCTCCAGGTAGGGGCTCTACAGGTAAGGGTTCTACAGGTAAGGGCTCTGCAGGTAAGGCCTCTCCAGGTAAGGGTTCCCGAGGTGGAAGTTCCCCAAGTAAAGACTCACCCGATTTGAGAAGCCTCGTCGACCAGAAGAAAAGCGCCGCCAACGCGAAGAGAGCGAAAGGGACATCCCTCCCCAtcaaagtaaaaatgaaaggagACTCGACGGTCAGTAAGGCAGTCGGCAAGACAAGCGACACGGTAGTCGAGGCgacaaatgagaaaagcgCACACACCGCTTCATCCATCAGTGTGAATAATTCCCTTTCGGGTGAGAATGCCTCCCCGCAAGGAAAGGGAAAGTGGAAGGGGAATCGGAAGGGAGGAGCGGGAGACGAACCCATCCCAGCTAGCCatctcataaaaaatatggattCAGAAGAAGTCGAAAGTAACAGAGCCAGATGTAGCAGCAACAGGAGTAGCACAGTTGGATGGAACGAACAGTTAGGTGCAGCAGTCTCACCCATCGGAGGAGCGAATCAAGGAGGAGCGAAGCAAGGAGGAGCGAAGCATGGAGGAACGGAGCAAGGAGGAACGAAGCAAGGAGGAGCGAAGCAAGGAGAATCCCAGTCATCAATCAACCGAAGCATTAAAAGAAGGCTGTCCCAAATTATTGACGtcatgaagaagaagcaagtGTTTCAACGCATTGGGGATCAGGACGAACAGTATAGAATCCAATTTGAAGAACAGGAGTCAGTCGGGATAGGCAGCCAAGCAGGGATAGGCAGCCAGGCAGGGGGGGGTGTCAttaaaggagaaggaaatagagaaaagggaaaagaaaccACAGATgcaaagggagaaaagagTAACAACTGGCCCTTCTTGCAGAGAGTGAACTTAGACGTAATTTACAACAAACTGCATTATGATTTTTACAAAGGAGAGGACGACTTCCATCGAGATATGTTGATCATATTTGACAGAATCAAACTAGCCAtagaaatggagaagaacCCGAAGGAAAAACAGAATCTGTACCAACTTAGATGCAACGCTTGGAAGACCTACGAGGGGGAGTTCTACAAGTTGCTTCTCTCCATGAGAGGAACAAAAGAGGCCAAAAGATTTTCCGCCACACAGAAGGAGCTACGTGAACAGGAGGAGAAGTCCTTGGCGCAGCTGCTTTTGGAGTCAAACAGGATAGAATTGGAGGCGGAGAAGgcaaagaaggggaagacccTACCCAAGTCGAAGGGGAGTGGCAGTGGTGCTGAGCAGCTGTTGGAGGAGGCTCGCCCTGCCGGCGGCAGGACTGACCACGACCAAACTCAGAAGAGGCTAAGCTCGTCATCCTTTAGCGTGGAAGCAAGTAGCCTCCtcggggggaagaagcccgCTGAGGGGAGCCATACGCCCTTCAGGGTTCGGCTGCGCCTGGGGAGCTTCACCCTGGACGACGATGTGACGGTGAGCAAGGGGGACGAGGATAATCGGAGCGGGGGGGCCAGCCTGAGGGTTAGCGGCACGAGTTGTGCCAGTTCGCCCGAGAAGGGGCGCGCGGTAGAAGCGGGAGTAGAAGCGGGAGTAGAAGCGGGAGTAAAAGAGGGAGTAAAACCCGGAGTAGCAGGCGGAGTAGCAGCCGGAGCAGCAGCCGGAGTAGCATCCGCAGTAGCAGCGGTAGAACCGCTAACCGAGGAGTGGAAGAAACTAATCAGGGACCACGTGCTGCAGAGCCTGACGAGAGACAGCAGCACGGCGTTGTACTTCACCACCCCGGTGCTGGAGGACAAAAATTTAAGTGACCAAATTAAGAacgaatataaaaagaaaataaagaagccTATGGATTACACCACTCTGTCGAGAAACTTGGCCCTTGGGGTCTACCATAGTCCATCGGAGTTCAACAAGGACTTGAGGTTGATCTTTCAAAATTGCTTCGATTTCAACCCTGACATATTACAGAATCAGTACATTATAGGCGCGGCGAAACGAGGACAGGAGAGGTCATCAAATCTGTGGCGGAAGTGGGAAAGGAGGATTATTGAGGCGTACGAGCAGGGAGGCTCCGCGGGGAGGGAAGCAAGTCAGGCGGGAAAGGAAGCAAGTCAGGCTGGAAGAGGAGCGAGTCAGGCGGTGAAGGAGTCGCCTACCACGCCCACCACGCCTACCAAGTCTACCACACCTACTGGGCCTGCCGTGCCTGCCGTACCTACCTCGTCTCTTAGTCCGGAGAGCTACGTCGAATTCTTCAAAGGAataacgaagaagaagaaaaagtttaGTTGTATATACTCGATGTGGGTGGAGTACCTCCTGGCGAACCGCGTCAGCTTTGAGCAGCTGTGCGACATGAGGGGCATAAACTGGAAGGCCCTAAACGAGAAGAGCCAAATGAAGATTTCGAACCCGCGAGAGGTGAACCTCCACCTGTTCAAGAAGCTGAATAATCGGAGCCTGCCGTTTTATGTGTTCAGGGAGGAGTACCAGGCTGCGTTGAGGGAACGTCGCGAGGAGTTGAGGAGGATGGAGAAgccggaggggggggagaagttgCAGGAATTGGAGAAGCTGGACGAGGGGATCGGAGGAGACAGCGCCGCGATGGACAGGGACGCCATGGACGGGGACGCGATGAAGAGTGCCGTGATGAACAGGGACGCCATGGACAGTGCCGCGATGAACAGCGCCGTGATGGAAAACCAGCAAGACGCAAATTTCAAAATACTGCTGAAGGACCACCGCACGTGCAACCACAAGCAGAAGTGGAGGTCCCGTGAAGGACGAGTTCCGAAAGAACCCACTTTGAAGCCGTTTAGAAGCAGAAAGCGTAGAATCaataatgccattttttttgatgagGATGTATTCGATAATTACttggaggggaaaaggagCTGCGTGGTGAAGTGCGCGCACAATGTCTTCCTTGCCGACTGCTTCTACTACCGCAGTGTTGTGCAGAGCTTGGGGGATTTCATggcggaggggggggaagacatGAGAGGAGTGGGAACGAAGGAGGAAGGCATGAGAGGAGTGAACCCGAAGGAGGAAGACTTGGGCGGAGTGAACCCGAAGGCGGTAGACATGAGGGAAGTGAACCCGAAGAAGGAAGACTTGGGCGGAGTGGAAACGAGGGAGGAAGACTTAGGCGGCGTGAACGAGAAGAAAGAAGGCATGAGAGGAAACCACCCGACGGAGGTCATCATCTCGCGCGAGGCTGCCACCCCCAAGGCGAACAGAATAACCTTCCGTGTGCGAGCGGTGAGCGAGAAGAAGCGGGCCCAGAGAGCCCTCTGCAAAGGGTTCGAGGAGAGCCccgagggggaagaagaaatggatgCGTCGTGGG GATACGCCAGCTAG
- a CDS encoding selenocysteine-specific elongation factor selB homologue (putative), whose product MINVNVGVLGHVDSGKTSLCRCLSEVLSTCALDKHRQSQEKGITIDLGFSSFYLKRRRRKRSETGKQAGQIRSGEVGSEQSGSGEVGSGQIRSDQIFDGEVATGEGRAAPRDCSPPEEETLQVCLVDCPGHHSLLNCIIMGAEITDMVLLLIDITKGIQKQTVECLVLCEVLQRDVVIVLNKVDLVPPEQREKRFNLMKEKIDLVFRSKVGLRNLRWYVVGRSSECRRGGEKKARGGEGQVEGKGSHNEDADEGEGDEDDDDGGDDDEGGDDDDGGDDDDGGDDGDRVNHRDEFYFLYDHSFDVRGKGRVYTGTVIRGTIKRNTVVSILPLKEKGKVKEIQSFKQRVEEGTKGSRLSLLISNDHIRNAGKKIERGVIVSGVSNIPHFSIFICRVKLVQYYGRSVNNAELLSCVIGFATSPCYGFFFRPVKRPTRRGGMPSHQEKIHPVQSLRTKKNKKGFDPEGDYLLVKQLTFEKGKEEKKPPGGGLISGGRPHSGENHAKDRENKNLPSDEGDDADRGDHHDDPSDDHSEDHRDDHRGDPPDDRHRDTFFLVLLKKKIHGYKKEKCIFIKNEDNLNCRICLHGTIEEIIDDGYPLEKGPFIVGKKPTLSDFPRFSNFKLLTAKQKVGQIERVQDNHTVLCRNMFQCSSEVTPYVKKEICLVDANYVNDLSDIHVRHVGVITAPFAKNGKFFARFEDDLSFVRENCKSFLLVIKYYKDALTKRKVFL is encoded by the exons ATGATAAACGTAAACGTGGGCGTGCTGGGGCATGTGGACTCGGGGAAAACGAGTCTGTGTAGGTGCCTGAGTGAAGTACTTAGCACGTGCGCCCTGGACAAACACAGGCAGAGTCAGGAGAAAGGAATCACCATCGATTTGggtttctcctccttttacTTGAAGAGGAGGCGAAGAAAGAGAAGCGAAACGGGCAAGCAAGCAGGTCAGATCAGGAGTGGAGAGGTTGGAAGTGAGCAGAGCGGGAGTGGAGAGGTCGGAAGTGGGCAGATCAGGAGTGACCAAATTTTCGATGGCGAGGTGGCCACCGGGGAGGGGCGCGCTGCCCCACGGGACTGCTCCCCCCCCGAGGAAGAAACGCTGCAAGTTTGTCTAGTGGACTGCCCGGGGCACCACTCCCTCCTCAACTGTATAATAATGGGAGCAGAAATAACGGACATGGTCCTGCTCCTGATAGATATCACGAAAGGAATTCAAAAGCAAACCGTGGAGTGCCTTGTCCTATGCGAGGTCCTCCAAAGAGATGTCGTAATTGTTTTGAATAAAGTTGATCTAGTCCCTCCTGaacagagagaaaaaaggttCAACctaatgaaggaaaaaattgatttgGTTTTTAGGAGTAAGGTCGGTTTGAGGAACCTCAGATGGTACGTCGTGG GGAGGTCATCAGAGTGCCGgcgcgggggggaaaaaaaagcacgcgggggggagggccaagtggaaggaaaaggaagccaTAACGAGGATGCGGATGAGGGTGAGGGCGATgaggatgacgatgatgGAGGAGATGACGATGAGGGAGGCGATGACGATGACGGAGGGGATGACGATGACGGAGGCGATGACGGAGACCGGGTGAACCACCGAGACGAGTTCTACTTCCTCTACGATCACTCCTTCGACGTTAGGGGGAAAGGGAGAGTGTACACGGGGACAGTGATCCGAGGGACTATCAAAAGGAACACCGTTGTCTCCATATTGCCAttgaaggaaaagggaaaagttaAAGAAATTCAGAGTTTTAAACAGAGAGTCGAAGAAGGGACTAAGGGGAGTAGATTGTCTCTCCTAATCTCAAACGATCATATACGAAATGCTGGGAAGAAAATCGAGAGAGGTGTTATCGTTTCGGGAGTATCAAACATCCCtcacttttccatttttatttgtcgaGTGAAGTTGGTTCAGTACTACGGGAGGAGTGTCAACAATGCCGAGTTACTCTCCTGTGTCATTGGCTTTGCTACCTCCCCTTGCTATGGGTTCTTTTTTCGTCCTGTTAAGAGACCCACTAGGAGGGGGGGCATGCCGTCCCAccaggaaaaaatacatcctGTGCAGTCTCTGCGCacgaagaagaataaaaaaggctTCGACCCTGAGGGAGACTACCTCTTAGTTAAGCAGCTAACattcgaaaaaggaaaggaagagaagaagCCACCAGGGGGGGGGCTCATCTCGGGGGGGAGGCCCCACTCAGGGGAGAACCATGCAAAGGacagagaaaataaaaacctcCCCAGTGATGAAGGCGACGATGCCGACCGCGGGGACCACCACGATGACCCCAGTGATGACCACAGTGAAGACCACCGAGATGACCACCGCGGGGACCCCCCCGATGACCGCCACAGGGACACCTTCTTCCTAGTCCTccttaagaaaaaaatccacgggtacaaaaaggagaaatgcatttttataaaaaatgaggacaACTTAAACTGCAGGATTTGTCTCCATGGAACGATTGAGGAGATAATTGACGATGGGTATCCTTTAGAGAAGGGTCCCTTCATCGTAGGAAAGAAACCCACTCTTAGTGACTTCCCCCGTTTTAGTAACTTCAAACTACTGACTGCAAAGCAGAAGGTGGGGCAAATCGAACGTGTACAGGATAACCATACGGTGCTTTGTAGGAATATGTTTCAGTGCTCTAGTGAAGTCACTCCTTACGTGAAAAAGGAGATATGCCTAGTTGATGCAAACTACGTCAATGATCTAAGTGATATACACGTCAGACACGTCGGTGTTATAACAGCTccgtttgcaaaaaatgggaaattctTCGCCCGCTTTGAGGACGACCTTTCCTTTGTGAGGGAAAACTGCAAATCGTTTCTCCTCGTGATCAAGTACTACAAGGACGCGCTCACAAAGAGGAAGGTATTTCTATGA